A single Bacteroidota bacterium DNA region contains:
- a CDS encoding amidohydrolase — protein sequence MMIDKIKSLTEKYFEETRANRRHLHAHPELSYSEHKTAKFIEEKLQEIGITKFERIANTGIVALIEGKKPESKVIALRGDMDALPIQETNDVPYKSLHAGVMHACGHDVHTSCLLGAAKILNELKDNFEGSIKCIFQPAEEKLPGGASMMIKEGVLQNPSPSGIIGQHVMPLIDVGKVGFRSGIYMASTDELYIKIKGKGGHGAMPHLNIDPVLITSHFIVAAQQLVSRAANPTMPSVLSFGKVIANGATNVIPDEVYIEGTFRTLDEQWRNQMHVKLEKLLIGICESMGGKAEIEIRKGYPALYNNPQLTARARAHAENYLGKENVLDLDIWMAAEDFAYYTQVAEGCFYRLGTRNEVRGITSSVHTSTFDIDEDALKVGVGLMTYLAIQELTIQKNL from the coding sequence CTGATGATAGATAAAATAAAATCGCTTACTGAAAAGTACTTTGAAGAAACCCGTGCAAACCGAAGGCATTTGCATGCGCATCCCGAATTATCGTATAGCGAACACAAGACGGCCAAATTTATTGAAGAAAAATTGCAAGAAATTGGTATCACAAAATTTGAGCGCATAGCGAATACAGGTATAGTAGCACTAATAGAGGGAAAAAAACCAGAGTCGAAGGTGATAGCATTGCGTGGCGATATGGATGCATTGCCTATACAAGAAACCAATGATGTGCCTTATAAATCTCTACATGCAGGCGTAATGCATGCCTGTGGTCACGATGTGCATACCAGTTGCTTACTTGGTGCAGCAAAAATTCTGAATGAATTGAAAGATAATTTCGAAGGCAGTATAAAGTGCATTTTTCAACCTGCCGAAGAAAAACTACCGGGAGGCGCTTCCATGATGATAAAGGAAGGTGTGCTTCAAAATCCCTCGCCATCAGGAATAATAGGACAACATGTAATGCCTTTGATAGATGTTGGTAAAGTTGGATTTCGCAGCGGTATCTATATGGCTAGTACCGATGAACTCTATATTAAAATTAAAGGGAAAGGTGGACATGGGGCAATGCCCCATTTGAATATTGACCCGGTGTTAATTACTTCTCATTTTATTGTTGCTGCACAGCAATTGGTAAGTCGTGCTGCTAATCCAACCATGCCTAGTGTTTTAAGCTTTGGAAAAGTAATTGCTAATGGCGCAACCAATGTTATACCTGACGAGGTTTACATAGAGGGCACCTTTCGCACGCTTGATGAGCAGTGGCGCAATCAAATGCATGTAAAGCTTGAAAAATTGCTAATTGGTATTTGCGAAAGTATGGGCGGTAAAGCTGAAATTGAAATTCGAAAAGGCTATCCGGCACTATACAATAATCCGCAGCTAACGGCACGCGCGCGCGCTCATGCTGAAAATTATCTGGGAAAGGAAAATGTGCTTGATCTTGACATTTGGATGGCTGCCGAAGACTTTGCCTATTATACACAAGTAGCCGAAGGTTGCTTTTATAGATTGGGTACACGCAACGAAGTCAGAGGAATAACTTCTTCGGTTCATACCAGCACATTTGATATTGACGAAGATGCATTGAAAGTCGGAGTTGGCCTGATGACTTATCTTGCTATTCAAGAGTTGACCATACAAAAAAATTTGTAG
- a CDS encoding sulfite exporter TauE/SafE family protein: protein MANIIILLCIGIVAGIFSGFIGIGGGLVVVPCLVYFVGLSQHTAQGTSLAMMLPPIGIMAVYNYYQKGMVDLKVAGILCISFIAGSYFGSKFAIALSPEQIKKAFGVIIIALGLKMVFWK from the coding sequence ATGGCAAATATTATCATTTTACTATGTATAGGTATTGTGGCCGGCATATTCAGCGGCTTTATAGGTATTGGTGGCGGATTGGTTGTGGTACCATGCCTGGTTTATTTTGTAGGTCTTTCGCAACATACAGCACAGGGCACATCACTTGCCATGATGCTTCCACCTATTGGTATTATGGCGGTTTACAATTACTATCAAAAAGGAATGGTTGACTTAAAAGTAGCTGGCATTCTTTGCATCAGCTTTATTGCCGGCAGTTATTTTGGAAGTAAGTTTGCCATTGCACTCTCACCTGAACAAATTAAAAAAGCGTTTGGTGTAATTATAATTGCACTTGGATTAAAAATGGTTTTTTGGAAATAA
- a CDS encoding Nramp family divalent metal transporter: MTSSLSEVNATVETRLQGSYFKRLFAFMGPAYLVSVGYMDPGNWATDLAGGSRYGYALVWVLLMSNLMALLLQSFSARLGIVRNRDLAQASREFYHPAINMFLYVLAEIAIAACDLAEVLGMAIGLQLLFGLPLNYGILICVLDTFLLLFLLNYGMRKMEAFILALVALIGGAFFIELLMAQPSLAAISTGFIPSLPDDEALYIAIGIIGATVMPHNLYLHSSLVQTRRIDRSSSGIKKAIKFNFIDSAIALNLAFFVNAAILILAGTVFYNNGLFEVAEIQDAYKLLSPMLGTKWASILFALALIAAGQSSTITGTLAGQIVMEGYLNLRIQPWIRRIITRTLAVVPALIVINIMGEGATGKMLIFSQVVLSLQLGFAIVPLIHFVSDANTMKEFAIKPLLKILGWTSAIIIIVLNIRLVVQQLTEWEESAGSMIWMVYSAYAIALLAFGVLAYITVKPFIVKLKEREPYIPHRDAGSMPKVLPSHYSRIAVALDFSKSDSKTVSHALSIGGKQAEYILIHSVETVGAMFFGKDTGDYESSSDNKILDTYIEHLSKQGYRVSKAIAYGNPKTEIPAAVKIYHADLLVLGSHGHKGIKDLIFGTTVDAVRHRVKVPVFVIQ, from the coding sequence ATCACTTCATCGCTTTCGGAAGTTAATGCAACCGTAGAGACACGACTTCAGGGAAGTTATTTTAAACGCCTTTTCGCGTTTATGGGCCCAGCCTATCTGGTTAGTGTTGGCTATATGGATCCCGGTAATTGGGCCACCGACCTTGCCGGTGGCAGCAGATATGGCTATGCATTGGTTTGGGTGTTGCTAATGTCAAACCTAATGGCCTTGCTGTTGCAAAGTTTTAGCGCTCGCTTGGGAATAGTGCGTAACAGAGACTTAGCACAGGCTTCGCGGGAATTTTACCATCCTGCTATCAACATGTTTTTATATGTGTTGGCAGAAATAGCTATTGCAGCATGCGACCTTGCCGAAGTGCTCGGAATGGCCATTGGTTTACAACTCCTGTTTGGCCTTCCTCTCAATTATGGCATTTTGATTTGTGTACTCGATACCTTTCTCTTGCTTTTTTTGCTAAACTATGGTATGCGTAAAATGGAAGCCTTCATACTTGCTCTGGTTGCATTAATTGGTGGCGCTTTTTTTATAGAGTTGTTGATGGCACAACCTTCCCTTGCTGCTATATCCACCGGATTTATACCATCACTACCTGATGACGAAGCACTTTACATTGCCATAGGAATAATAGGCGCCACGGTTATGCCACACAACTTGTACCTGCATTCGTCACTTGTACAAACACGTAGAATAGATCGTTCGTCATCTGGAATTAAAAAGGCAATAAAATTTAATTTTATTGATTCGGCCATTGCCCTCAATCTTGCCTTTTTTGTTAATGCTGCTATCTTAATATTAGCAGGCACTGTTTTTTATAATAATGGCTTGTTTGAAGTTGCTGAAATTCAGGATGCTTATAAATTGCTTTCGCCAATGCTTGGTACTAAGTGGGCATCCATTCTTTTTGCGCTTGCATTAATTGCGGCAGGACAAAGCTCTACTATTACCGGTACGCTGGCTGGACAAATTGTTATGGAAGGTTATCTCAACCTACGTATACAGCCTTGGATACGCAGAATAATTACCCGCACACTGGCAGTAGTTCCGGCTCTTATAGTAATTAATATTATGGGCGAAGGGGCTACAGGTAAGATGCTCATATTTAGCCAGGTGGTGCTTAGTCTGCAATTGGGTTTTGCGATTGTTCCACTTATACATTTTGTAAGTGATGCTAATACTATGAAGGAATTTGCGATAAAGCCGCTTTTAAAAATTCTGGGTTGGACATCGGCCATCATTATTATTGTACTTAATATCAGATTAGTTGTTCAGCAACTTACTGAATGGGAGGAAAGCGCAGGTTCAATGATTTGGATGGTTTATTCGGCTTATGCCATAGCATTACTTGCATTTGGTGTATTGGCATACATAACTGTTAAACCCTTTATAGTGAAACTGAAAGAAAGAGAACCTTATATACCGCATCGCGATGCAGGGTCGATGCCAAAGGTGTTGCCCTCGCATTACAGCCGTATTGCTGTTGCACTTGACTTTTCGAAAAGTGACAGTAAAACTGTATCGCATGCACTTTCGATTGGTGGTAAACAGGCAGAGTATATTCTTATTCATTCTGTTGAAACGGTTGGTGCTATGTTTTTTGGTAAAGATACCGGAGACTACGAATCTTCTTCGGATAATAAGATATTAGATACCTATATAGAACATCTAAGTAAGCAGGGATATCGTGTTTCCAAAGCCATTGCCTATGGAAATCCTAAAACGGAAATTCCCGCGGCTGTTAAAATATATCATGCCGATTTGCTTGTGCTAGGTTCACACGGACATAAAGGAATTAAAGACTTAATTTTTGGTACTACGGTTGATGCGGTTAGACATCGTGTAAAAGTGCCTGTATTCGTTATACAATAA
- a CDS encoding quinone-dependent dihydroorotate dehydrogenase: MYQHIFKPLLFTLDAETAHHITFAALRIINNIPGGSDLLKLLYGYKHPGLERKCMGITFPGPVGLAAGLDKNAILYDVFHDMGFGFVEVGTVTPKAQAGNDKPRLFRLPKDEALINRMGFNNDGAHKVLERLKQKKPGNIIGVNIGKNKLTPNENASDDYLTCLKLLHPVADYFVVNVSSPNTPGLRTLQDREPLSNLLITLQAANQELANPKPILLKIAPDMEYSQLDEIIDISHQTKLSGIVATNTTVSREGLSSPSILTGQTGGLSGAPVRKRSTEVIKHLRKNCSSQFCIIGVGGIFTAYDAKEKLDVGADLIQLYTGYVYQGPSIVGTISKSLVSR; the protein is encoded by the coding sequence TTGTACCAACACATTTTTAAACCTCTTTTATTTACCTTAGATGCAGAAACGGCTCACCATATTACGTTTGCTGCCTTGCGAATAATAAACAACATTCCCGGAGGTTCTGACTTACTAAAATTATTATACGGATACAAACATCCAGGCCTGGAGCGAAAGTGCATGGGCATAACCTTTCCCGGTCCTGTTGGGTTGGCAGCCGGTCTTGATAAAAATGCTATTTTGTACGATGTGTTTCATGATATGGGTTTTGGATTCGTGGAAGTAGGAACCGTTACACCTAAGGCACAAGCAGGCAATGATAAACCAAGATTATTCAGGTTGCCCAAAGATGAGGCACTCATAAACCGTATGGGTTTTAATAATGATGGCGCTCATAAAGTATTGGAACGATTAAAACAAAAAAAACCGGGTAACATCATTGGAGTTAATATTGGAAAAAACAAACTGACACCAAATGAAAATGCATCGGACGATTATCTTACATGTCTAAAATTACTACATCCGGTAGCCGATTACTTTGTTGTAAATGTATCATCACCCAATACACCGGGATTGCGCACTTTACAAGACCGCGAACCACTTAGTAATTTATTAATCACCTTGCAGGCCGCCAATCAAGAACTTGCTAATCCGAAACCCATCCTTCTAAAAATTGCTCCAGATATGGAGTATTCGCAGTTGGACGAAATAATAGACATTTCCCACCAGACAAAACTATCAGGCATTGTTGCAACCAATACAACTGTGAGTCGCGAAGGGTTAAGTTCACCCTCAATATTAACCGGGCAAACCGGAGGATTGAGCGGGGCACCGGTGCGCAAACGCAGTACCGAGGTCATCAAACATTTGCGAAAAAATTGTAGTTCGCAATTTTGTATTATTGGTGTTGGAGGAATATTTACAGCCTATGATGCAAAAGAGAAACTTGATGTTGGAGCTGATTTAATACAATTATATACTGGCTATGTTTATCAAGGTCCTTCGATAGTAGGTACCATCTCCAAATCGCTTGTAAGCAGATAA
- a CDS encoding pyridoxal-phosphate dependent enzyme codes for MKVCNNILEAIGNTPLVRLNKVTASLPCTVYAKVETFNPGNSIKDRMAVKMIEDAEKAGKLKPGGTIIEGTSGNTGMGLAIAGIVKGYKCIFTTTDKQSKEKVDALKAFGADVIVCPTNVEPEDPRSYYSVAARLNKEIPNSFYPNQYDNLSNRQAHYEQTGPEIWDQTDGTITHLIVGAGTGGTITGTGKFLKEKNPAIKIWAVDTYGSALKKYHETGELDKNEIYPYVTEGIGEDFIPKNYDFSVIDHFEKVTDKEAALMTRDLVSKEAIWVGNSAGSAVAGLLQLKDQLKPTDVVVVIFHDHGSRYIAKIFNDDWMRSKGYLDIKGMTAKDLTGNRKQDLIMLESSELVSKAIEIITKNDYSHIPVTENKRIVGSINENHLMSELVKNPDIKNQPIKNIMEPAFPFADISTGIETLSEMILNNNTAILVKDFKTDATYIITKYDVLSALAK; via the coding sequence ATGAAAGTTTGTAATAATATCCTTGAAGCCATTGGCAATACACCGCTTGTTCGTTTAAACAAAGTTACCGCATCTTTACCATGTACCGTTTATGCCAAGGTAGAAACATTTAATCCCGGAAATTCTATTAAAGATCGCATGGCGGTTAAGATGATTGAAGATGCCGAAAAGGCCGGAAAACTTAAACCTGGAGGTACAATTATAGAAGGCACAAGCGGCAACACAGGCATGGGCCTTGCCATTGCCGGAATAGTGAAGGGCTATAAATGCATATTTACAACAACAGATAAGCAATCAAAGGAAAAAGTTGATGCCTTAAAAGCATTCGGTGCCGATGTAATTGTATGTCCTACTAATGTAGAGCCCGAAGATCCTCGCTCCTATTATAGTGTTGCGGCAAGATTAAATAAAGAAATCCCAAATTCCTTTTATCCAAATCAATACGACAACCTCTCTAACAGGCAAGCACATTACGAACAAACAGGTCCCGAAATATGGGATCAAACCGATGGAACCATTACCCATTTGATAGTGGGTGCCGGCACTGGTGGCACCATTACGGGGACAGGAAAGTTTTTGAAAGAAAAAAATCCTGCCATAAAAATTTGGGCGGTTGATACGTATGGAAGTGCATTAAAGAAATATCACGAAACCGGAGAACTTGATAAAAATGAAATCTATCCATATGTAACCGAAGGTATTGGCGAAGATTTTATTCCGAAGAACTACGATTTTTCTGTCATTGATCACTTTGAAAAGGTAACCGATAAGGAAGCAGCGCTAATGACCCGCGACCTCGTAAGCAAAGAAGCCATTTGGGTTGGCAATAGCGCAGGCAGTGCAGTGGCAGGTTTATTACAGTTAAAAGATCAATTAAAACCAACCGATGTAGTGGTAGTAATTTTTCACGATCATGGTTCACGATACATTGCCAAAATATTCAACGATGATTGGATGCGTAGCAAAGGATACCTTGATATAAAAGGAATGACCGCCAAAGATCTTACCGGAAACCGCAAGCAGGATTTAATTATGCTTGAATCTAGTGAACTTGTAAGTAAGGCTATTGAGATTATTACCAAAAATGACTATTCGCATATACCTGTAACCGAAAACAAACGTATAGTGGGTTCTATAAACGAAAATCATTTGATGAGTGAGCTTGTAAAAAATCCTGATATTAAAAATCAACCCATCAAGAATATAATGGAACCGGCATTTCCGTTTGCTGATATCAGTACCGGAATAGAAACCTTATCAGAAATGATATTGAACAATAACACTGCTATACTGGTAAAGGATTTTAAAACCGATGCTACCTATATCATTACCAAGTACGATGTGCTAAGTGCTTTAGCAAAATAA
- a CDS encoding phosphatase PAP2 family protein, translating into MILEKILEWDRAVLLFVNGCNTPTLDFIFWNISQAKTWIPLYLLIIFFIFKTYKRKAIATLFLIPLLILASDQSGLFLKNYFMRLRPTHDTGFMDLLHIVNGYQGGLYSFVSQHACNTFALATFVALLWRKQLVWLDYVLFAYSMLNCISRVYLGVHYPTDILAGAALGTSIGFLFYFVFIHHDHDLIYNLTDKIFKPEQ; encoded by the coding sequence ATGATTCTTGAAAAAATTCTTGAGTGGGACCGTGCAGTTTTGCTTTTTGTAAATGGTTGTAATACACCAACCCTTGATTTTATTTTTTGGAACATTTCGCAAGCCAAAACATGGATTCCACTTTACCTCCTTATCATCTTCTTTATTTTCAAAACCTATAAGCGTAAAGCAATAGCTACCTTGTTTTTAATACCATTACTTATTCTGGCAAGTGATCAGAGTGGTTTGTTTCTTAAGAATTATTTTATGCGCTTACGCCCTACACACGATACCGGATTTATGGATTTACTGCACATAGTAAATGGCTATCAGGGTGGCTTGTATAGTTTTGTTTCGCAACATGCATGCAACACATTTGCACTGGCTACTTTTGTTGCCTTACTATGGCGCAAGCAATTGGTGTGGCTCGATTACGTGTTGTTTGCCTATTCCATGCTCAATTGCATTAGCCGTGTATATCTGGGTGTGCACTACCCTACCGATATACTTGCAGGCGCAGCACTTGGCACTTCCATTGGCTTTCTCTTTTATTTTGTTTTCATTCATCATGACCATGACTTGATTTATAATTTAACTGATAAAATATTTAAGCCTGAACAATGA
- a CDS encoding metal-dependent transcriptional regulator, whose amino-acid sequence MYKSQSVENYLKAIGKLSNYGESPVLTNAIASEMNTKAASVTEMLKKLADKKLIKHKPYYGVSLTVLGMQQAMQVIRRHRLWELFLVQTLHFKWNEVHEIAEQLEHVQSEELVSRIDSFLEHPEFDPHGDPIPDAKGKIPKRNVIELSSIAVNKEVELKAVTNHTDLFFQHLENMGLKIGSTLKIISKSDFDNSLKVKTRQHAEVFITHEVARHLLMKIKI is encoded by the coding sequence ATGTATAAAAGCCAGTCAGTAGAAAACTACCTAAAGGCTATAGGAAAGCTTAGTAATTATGGAGAAAGTCCGGTACTGACCAATGCAATTGCTTCGGAAATGAATACCAAAGCAGCATCAGTTACCGAAATGCTAAAAAAACTAGCCGACAAAAAACTTATTAAGCACAAACCATATTATGGTGTGAGCCTCACAGTTTTAGGTATGCAACAAGCCATGCAGGTAATACGCAGACACCGCTTATGGGAGCTATTCCTTGTGCAAACGCTGCATTTTAAATGGAACGAAGTGCACGAAATAGCTGAGCAACTGGAACATGTGCAATCAGAAGAACTTGTAAGTCGAATAGATTCATTTCTTGAGCATCCTGAATTTGACCCCCATGGCGACCCTATACCTGATGCAAAAGGAAAAATTCCTAAGCGCAACGTTATCGAACTATCGAGCATTGCAGTGAATAAGGAAGTAGAATTGAAAGCAGTAACCAATCACACCGACTTGTTCTTCCAACATCTCGAAAACATGGGATTAAAAATTGGATCAACCTTAAAAATTATTTCTAAAAGCGATTTTGATAATTCGCTAAAAGTAAAAACACGCCAACATGCAGAAGTATTTATTACGCATGAAGTTGCAAGGCATTTATTAATGAAAATAAAAATATAA
- the obgE gene encoding GTPase ObgE yields MESNFIDYVKICCRSGKGGAGSVHLHRDALTAKGGPDGGDGGRGGHVIIRGNKQLWTLLHLKYRKHIIAEEGTNGSSSNKTGSDGKDEILDVPLGTIARDFETNELLVEIEHEGQEFVLTPGGRGGKGNAFFKSATRQTPRYAQPGEPGRDEWKILELKLMADVGLVGFPNAGKSTLLASLSNAKPEIADYPFTTLVPNLGLVGYRDDRSFVMADIPGIIEDAHLGKGLGLRFLKHIERNSTLLFMIPCDAKSLKEEYKILKRELKLHNPELMHKRRVIAITKCDMLDAELQKELKKEVPRDKQTDGTSIPVVLISSVATQNLQELKDVLWQQITR; encoded by the coding sequence ATGGAAAGTAATTTTATAGATTATGTAAAGATATGCTGCCGCAGTGGAAAGGGCGGAGCAGGATCAGTACATTTACACCGGGATGCCCTTACTGCCAAAGGCGGCCCTGATGGTGGTGATGGCGGCCGCGGAGGACATGTTATAATAAGGGGTAACAAGCAACTATGGACATTGCTACACCTAAAATACCGCAAACACATTATTGCAGAAGAAGGCACCAATGGCAGCAGCTCTAACAAGACCGGTTCGGATGGGAAAGACGAAATTCTTGATGTGCCTTTAGGTACCATAGCCCGCGATTTTGAAACCAACGAATTACTGGTAGAAATTGAGCATGAAGGGCAAGAATTTGTTTTAACACCTGGAGGACGAGGAGGTAAAGGCAATGCCTTTTTCAAATCGGCCACCCGCCAAACTCCTCGCTATGCGCAGCCTGGAGAGCCGGGCCGCGATGAATGGAAGATTCTTGAACTTAAACTAATGGCAGATGTTGGTTTGGTGGGCTTTCCAAATGCCGGAAAGAGCACTTTGCTGGCTTCACTCTCAAATGCCAAACCCGAAATTGCTGATTATCCGTTTACAACCCTAGTTCCTAATCTTGGCTTGGTAGGCTATCGTGACGACCGGTCATTTGTGATGGCCGATATTCCCGGTATAATTGAAGATGCTCATCTTGGTAAAGGCCTGGGGTTACGTTTTTTAAAACATATTGAGCGCAACTCTACCTTACTTTTTATGATTCCATGCGATGCAAAAAGCTTAAAAGAAGAATATAAAATACTGAAGCGCGAATTAAAGTTACACAATCCCGAACTGATGCATAAACGCAGGGTAATTGCCATTACCAAATGTGACATGCTCGATGCTGAATTGCAAAAGGAATTAAAAAAAGAAGTACCGCGCGATAAGCAAACCGATGGAACAAGTATTCCGGTTGTTTTAATTTCTTCGGTAGCAACACAAAATTTACAAGAACTTAAAGATGTTTTGTGGCAACAAATAACCAGGTAA
- a CDS encoding CrcB family protein has translation MNWLMVFIGGGLGCIARHGINVLLLSKNLQFPLATLIVNALSCFIMGLMANALLQQNQTLTRMFLLVGLCGGFSTFSAFTFESMTLIQQGNWSIAGVNIIANMVLCILTFLLGSYIYVCLKN, from the coding sequence ATGAACTGGTTAATGGTATTTATAGGAGGAGGATTGGGTTGCATAGCAAGACATGGTATAAATGTTTTACTGCTTTCAAAAAACCTTCAATTTCCTCTTGCAACGCTTATAGTTAATGCTTTAAGTTGCTTCATAATGGGTCTAATGGCCAATGCCCTATTACAACAAAATCAAACTTTGACACGCATGTTTTTATTGGTTGGATTATGCGGAGGTTTTAGCACCTTTTCAGCATTTACTTTCGAATCCATGACTTTAATACAACAGGGAAATTGGTCCATAGCAGGAGTAAATATTATTGCAAATATGGTATTATGCATACTTACTTTTTTACTAGGCAGTTATATTTATGTTTGTTTAAAAAATTAG
- a CDS encoding tail fiber domain-containing protein yields the protein MMIKKLTFLAVAIGIAMNAQAQWSLNGNAGTNSATNYVGTSDNVAFKIKTNGTTRIFVQNNGRVALGTTAAGYAFDVKTGSINTDSMYRIKGTRILYSTNNSNLAVGNAGTLNMTGVGNTLVGEGAGTSITSATNNTFVGRSVGGICTSNNNTVMGRSAAYTLSTGINNCYFGMNSGYNANTGSSNVGIGAFTLYFNSGRSGLVAIGDSALYNNSQGSVQSYEATQNTAVGNKALLSNGSGFNNTAVGFQAMRNNITGHSNTAVGLVALSGCTSGFYNTVSGYSAFQSLTTGSRNVSLGYFTGISIITGTNNSYVGTYATGSFSSITNSSAIGYDAYVDASNKVRIGNTSVSSIGGQVGWTNFSDARIKNNIVQNVPGLEFVNLLRPVTYHYDVKKEEALLNKEINEEFEGKYDIEKIQFTGFLAQEVEAAARQVNYDFSGLDNTGKIMGLRYSDFVAPLVKSVQELHTQNQELKNMVSDQQKQINELKNLVLKSQGIETGTLNESFLMQNEPNPFAATTNINYSIPNECTSAMLLIQSGTGSDVKRIALSQKGRGLVIIDGANFAAGQYFYSLIVDGKSIEKKSFTVSK from the coding sequence ATGATGATTAAAAAATTAACCTTCCTTGCTGTGGCAATTGGAATTGCTATGAATGCACAAGCACAATGGTCGCTTAATGGAAATGCCGGAACTAACTCAGCCACAAACTATGTAGGAACCAGCGACAATGTGGCTTTTAAGATTAAGACCAATGGTACAACACGCATATTTGTTCAAAATAATGGACGTGTAGCTTTAGGAACAACGGCCGCAGGGTATGCGTTTGATGTTAAAACAGGGAGCATCAATACCGATTCGATGTACCGAATTAAGGGAACGCGAATTTTATATTCAACCAACAACTCAAATTTAGCTGTGGGTAATGCAGGTACCTTAAATATGACGGGAGTAGGAAATACGTTAGTTGGCGAAGGTGCTGGTACCAGCATTACCTCCGCAACTAATAACACCTTTGTAGGGCGCAGTGTGGGCGGTATATGCACCTCCAATAACAATACCGTAATGGGCCGTAGTGCAGCCTATACGTTAAGCACCGGAATCAATAATTGTTACTTTGGAATGAACTCGGGCTACAATGCCAACACCGGTAGTTCAAATGTTGGCATAGGAGCATTCACGTTATACTTTAATTCTGGCAGATCAGGCTTGGTGGCCATTGGCGACTCTGCTTTGTATAATAACAGTCAGGGTAGTGTGCAATCGTATGAAGCAACTCAAAATACTGCTGTGGGCAATAAAGCGCTTTTGTCAAATGGAAGTGGGTTCAATAATACCGCTGTTGGATTTCAAGCAATGCGTAATAATATCACCGGTCATTCTAATACTGCCGTTGGTCTTGTAGCATTATCAGGATGTACCTCCGGTTTTTATAATACAGTTTCCGGCTACTCTGCTTTTCAATCACTCACTACCGGCAGTCGCAATGTTTCGCTCGGGTATTTTACAGGAATTTCCATAATTACCGGAACCAACAATAGTTATGTTGGTACGTATGCAACAGGTAGTTTTAGCAGTATCACCAACAGCTCAGCAATTGGATACGATGCTTATGTAGATGCCTCTAATAAAGTAAGAATTGGAAATACTTCGGTTAGCTCTATTGGCGGTCAGGTTGGATGGACCAATTTTTCGGATGCGCGAATAAAAAATAATATCGTACAAAATGTACCCGGACTAGAGTTTGTAAATTTACTTCGTCCTGTTACCTATCATTATGATGTTAAAAAAGAAGAGGCATTGTTGAATAAGGAAATTAATGAAGAGTTTGAAGGCAAATATGATATCGAAAAAATTCAGTTTACAGGTTTTCTAGCTCAGGAAGTAGAAGCTGCAGCCCGTCAGGTAAATTATGACTTCAGTGGTCTGGATAACACCGGCAAAATAATGGGACTGCGCTATAGCGACTTTGTAGCTCCTCTGGTTAAGTCGGTTCAGGAATTGCATACTCAGAATCAGGAACTAAAAAATATGGTAAGCGATCAGCAAAAGCAAATTAATGAATTAAAAAATCTCGTTTTAAAATCGCAGGGCATCGAAACAGGAACATTAAATGAAAGCTTCCTGATGCAGAACGAACCCAATCCTTTTGCGGCAACTACAAATATAAATTATTCCATCCCGAATGAATGCACTAGTGCAATGCTGTTGATACAGTCGGGCACAGGAAGCGATGTTAAAAGGATTGCATTATCACAAAAGGGTAGGGGACTAGTAATAATAGACGGAGCAAATTTTGCTGCCGGGCAATATTTTTATTCGTTGATTGTTGATGGTAAGAGTATTGAAAAAAAGAGTTTTACTGTTTCAAAATAG